From Etheostoma cragini isolate CJK2018 chromosome 14, CSU_Ecrag_1.0, whole genome shotgun sequence, the proteins below share one genomic window:
- the LOC117956828 gene encoding MAP7 domain-containing protein 1-like isoform X1, with the protein METMEYTELGHHFEEKLTLTDKSLHLQTESQSIQNQDKSLGKDILSSYDSAITDLSPKTDSSPITETLSKTDVSSKTDVRPSTPGSRSPQPKKDSMSSEQRQKLAKERREERAKYIEQQTQLQAAKKAQWLEKEEKARRLRDSQLEDRRRKLEEQRLKTEKRRALLEEKERQKLEKNKERYEAAIKRSTKKTWAEIRQQRWSWAGGLNQTSRRESRCSASTVNLPRQVDPVINNRLSKSSATLWNSPNRTRSLRLSPWESRIVERLMTPTLSFLARSRSAATLLNNSDSHSHHCSRSASASPLNACSHHHPHHNTAERWRVSSASTPDITQRQRRRNSTPVDKKKKEKKDKERENEKEKNALTKVQKKRQTTSPPTTTQRSRPETSTPKPRNRPPSPAAPKSRPLSPLVPAASKTPMGKKTPPPGTKPRPKRAQTPARVQAQTVTAVAVETGQEPQKPNAPEEKKDSSNGAIPAIVVSSAPLIPPSLGPADVSAASPAAPNVVLAASAASPPAPSTSNPAPSAAPNTAAAAASTSPAAPASRPSAGTNNPEEAARVLAEKRRQAREQREREEQERLEQEHRNRILREEAMVRDAEERKRREEEAQFMAEQQRLRDEAQRAQEEKEAQEENEKLQRQKEEADAKAREEAERQRLEREKHFQKEEQERLERKKRLEEIMKRTRKSDAGEKKDVKATPQVNGKHAELSKASGNLQSPDAAVVSPSTVSGPVVNWVQPDAHQNGVSANGEAADFEEIIQLNKSGNPTQTQSGLVSEPILAFEGGEPFLMKTGPMKPQHVAEVL; encoded by the exons ATGGAAACAATGGAGTATACAGAGCTTGGACATCATTTCGAGGAGAAGCTGACACTAACAGACAAAT CTCTTCATCTGCAGACAGAGTCTCAGTCCATCCAGAATCAGGACAAGTCTTTGGGGAAGGACATCTTGAGTTCATACGACTCAGCCATCACAGACCTCTCTCCTAAAACAGACTCCAGCCCCATAACAGAGACCCTCAGCAAGACAGATGTCTCCTCCAAGACAGATGTGAGGCCATCCACCCCGGGCAGCAGGAGCCCTCAGCCCAAAAAAG ATTCGATGAGCTCAGAGCAACGACAGAAACTTGCCAAGGAGCGGAGGGAGGAAAGAGCCAAATATATCG AACAGCAAACTCAGCTGCAAG CGGCAAAGAAGGCCCAGTGgctggagaaggaggagaaggccCGCCGTCTGAGGGACAGCCAGCTGGAAGATCGCAGGAGGAAGCTGGAGGAACAGAGGCTGAAGACTGAGAAACGTAGAGCTTTGctagaggagaaagagagacagaaactagAAAAGAACAAG GAGAGATATGAGGCAGCTATCAAGAGGTCGACCAAGAAGACGTGGGCCGAGATCCGCCAGCAGAGATGGTCCTGGGCGGGCGGACTCAACCAGACCTCCCGCAGAGAGA GCAGATGCTCGGCCTCCACGGTCAACTTGCCGAGACAGGTGGACCCTGTCATTAACAACAGGCTGTCCAAGTCCTCTGCCACGCTCTGGAACTCCCCCAACAGAA CCCGCAGCCTGCGTCTGAGCCCGTGGGAGAGCCGGATCGTGGAGCGGCTCATGACGCCAACTCTGTCCTTCTTAGCCCGCAGTCGCAGTGCCGCCACCCTCCTCAACAACAGCGACTCTC ACTCTCATCACTGCTCCCGTTCAGCCTCCGCCAGCCCGCTGAACGCGTGCTCCCATCACCACCCGCACCATAACACTGCCGAGCGCTGGAGAGTCTCCTCCGCCAGCACGCCGGACATCACCCAGCGCCAACGCCGGCGAAACTCCACTCCG gtggacaaaaagaaaaaagagaagaaagacaaggagagggagaatgaaaaagagaagaacGCTCTCACAAAAGtgcagaagaagagacagaCGACATCACCCCCCACCACGACCCAGAGATCCAGGCCAGAGACCAG CACCCCAAAGCCCAGAAACAGACCTCCGTCACCCGCCGCTCCCAAAAGTCGACCCCTGTCCCCTCTAGTACCGGCGGCCTCCAAAACCCCCATGGGCAAGAAGACACCTCCTCCTGGCACCAAGCCCCGACCCAAACGAGCACAGACGCCCGCCAGGGTGCAAGCCCAGACGGTCACTGCCGTCGCTGTGGAAACAGGCCAAGAACCCCAGAAGCCCAACGCTCCAGAGGAGAAAAAGG ACTCCAGCAATGGAGCAATTCCTGCCATCGTGGTGTCCTCTGCACCGCTTATACCTCCTTCCCTCGGCCCAGCAGATGTATCAGCGGCCTCTCCAGCTGCTCCAAACGTAGTGCTGGCTGCCTCAGCTGCTTCTCCTCCTGCACCCTCCACCAGTAATCCTGCTCCTTCTGCTGCACCCAACACCGCCGCTGCCGCTGCCTCTACCAGTCCGGCTGCACCAGCCAGCCGGCCGTCAGCAGGCACCAACAACCCAGAGGAGGCTGCTCGTGTCCTGGCAGAGAAACGCAGACAAGCCCGGGAGCagcgggagagagaggagcaggaACGTCTGGAGCAGGAGCACAGGAACAG AATCCTCCGGGAGGAGGCGATGGTCCGGGATGCAGAGGAGAGGAAGCGTAGAGAGGAGGAGGCTCAATTTATGGCTGAGCAGCAGCGTCTGAGGGACGAAGCCCAGCGAGCTcaagaggagaaggaggcacAGGAGGAGAACGAGAAGCTGCAGAGACAG aAGGAGGAGGCTGATGCTAAAGCGCGTGAGGAGGCCGAGCGTCAGCGCCTTGAAAGGGAGAAACACTTCCAGAAAGAAGAGCAAGAGCGGCTGGAGAGGAAAAAG CGCCTCGAGGAGATCATGAAGAGGACTCGGAAAAGTGACGCAGGAGAAAAG AAGGATGTCAAAGCTACTCCGCAGGTCAACGGCAAGCACGCAGAGCTCAGTAAGG CATCTGGAAACCTGCAGAGTCCTGATGCAGCAGTCGTCAGCCCATCAACTGTGTCCGGTCCTGTGGTAAACTGGGTCCAGCCCGACGCTCACCAGAATGGCGTCTCGGCCAACGGAGAGGCGGCCGACTTTGAGGAGATCATCCAGTTGAACAAGAGCGGTAACCCAACGCAGACTCAGAGCGGCCTGGTCAGCGAGCCGATCCTGGCATTCGAGGGCGGAGAGCCCTTCCTGATGAAAACAGGCCCTATGAAGCCTCAGCATGTCGCAG
- the LOC117956828 gene encoding MAP7 domain-containing protein 1-like isoform X4 produces METMEYTELGHHFEEKLTLTDKSLHLQTESQSIQNQDKSLGKDILSSYDSAITDLSPKTDSSPITETLSKTDVSSKTDVRPSTPGSRSPQPKKDSMSSEQRQKLAKERREERAKYIEQQTQLQAAKKAQWLEKEEKARRLRDSQLEDRRRKLEEQRLKTEKRRALLEEKERQKLEKNKERYEAAIKRSTKKTWAEIRQQRWSWAGGLNQTSRRESRCSASTVNLPRQVDPVINNRLSKSSATLWNSPNRTRSLRLSPWESRIVERLMTPTLSFLARSRSAATLLNNSDSPSASPLNACSHHHPHHNTAERWRVSSASTPDITQRQRRRNSTPVDKKKKEKKDKERENEKEKNALTKVQKKRQTTSPPTTTQRSRPETSTPKPRNRPPSPAAPKSRPLSPLVPAASKTPMGKKTPPPGTKPRPKRAQTPARVQAQTVTAVAVETGQEPQKPNAPEEKKDSSNGAIPAIVVSSAPLIPPSLGPADVSAASPAAPNVVLAASAASPPAPSTSNPAPSAAPNTAAAAASTSPAAPASRPSAGTNNPEEAARVLAEKRRQAREQREREEQERLEQEHRNRILREEAMVRDAEERKRREEEAQFMAEQQRLRDEAQRAQEEKEAQEENEKLQRQKEEADAKAREEAERQRLEREKHFQKEEQERLERKKRLEEIMKRTRKSDAGEKKDVKATPQVNGKHAELSKASGNLQSPDAAVVSPSTVSGPVVNWVQPDAHQNGVSANGEAADFEEIIQLNKSGNPTQTQSGLVSEPILAFEGGEPFLMKTGPMKPQHVAEVL; encoded by the exons ATGGAAACAATGGAGTATACAGAGCTTGGACATCATTTCGAGGAGAAGCTGACACTAACAGACAAAT CTCTTCATCTGCAGACAGAGTCTCAGTCCATCCAGAATCAGGACAAGTCTTTGGGGAAGGACATCTTGAGTTCATACGACTCAGCCATCACAGACCTCTCTCCTAAAACAGACTCCAGCCCCATAACAGAGACCCTCAGCAAGACAGATGTCTCCTCCAAGACAGATGTGAGGCCATCCACCCCGGGCAGCAGGAGCCCTCAGCCCAAAAAAG ATTCGATGAGCTCAGAGCAACGACAGAAACTTGCCAAGGAGCGGAGGGAGGAAAGAGCCAAATATATCG AACAGCAAACTCAGCTGCAAG CGGCAAAGAAGGCCCAGTGgctggagaaggaggagaaggccCGCCGTCTGAGGGACAGCCAGCTGGAAGATCGCAGGAGGAAGCTGGAGGAACAGAGGCTGAAGACTGAGAAACGTAGAGCTTTGctagaggagaaagagagacagaaactagAAAAGAACAAG GAGAGATATGAGGCAGCTATCAAGAGGTCGACCAAGAAGACGTGGGCCGAGATCCGCCAGCAGAGATGGTCCTGGGCGGGCGGACTCAACCAGACCTCCCGCAGAGAGA GCAGATGCTCGGCCTCCACGGTCAACTTGCCGAGACAGGTGGACCCTGTCATTAACAACAGGCTGTCCAAGTCCTCTGCCACGCTCTGGAACTCCCCCAACAGAA CCCGCAGCCTGCGTCTGAGCCCGTGGGAGAGCCGGATCGTGGAGCGGCTCATGACGCCAACTCTGTCCTTCTTAGCCCGCAGTCGCAGTGCCGCCACCCTCCTCAACAACAGCGACTCTC CCTCCGCCAGCCCGCTGAACGCGTGCTCCCATCACCACCCGCACCATAACACTGCCGAGCGCTGGAGAGTCTCCTCCGCCAGCACGCCGGACATCACCCAGCGCCAACGCCGGCGAAACTCCACTCCG gtggacaaaaagaaaaaagagaagaaagacaaggagagggagaatgaaaaagagaagaacGCTCTCACAAAAGtgcagaagaagagacagaCGACATCACCCCCCACCACGACCCAGAGATCCAGGCCAGAGACCAG CACCCCAAAGCCCAGAAACAGACCTCCGTCACCCGCCGCTCCCAAAAGTCGACCCCTGTCCCCTCTAGTACCGGCGGCCTCCAAAACCCCCATGGGCAAGAAGACACCTCCTCCTGGCACCAAGCCCCGACCCAAACGAGCACAGACGCCCGCCAGGGTGCAAGCCCAGACGGTCACTGCCGTCGCTGTGGAAACAGGCCAAGAACCCCAGAAGCCCAACGCTCCAGAGGAGAAAAAGG ACTCCAGCAATGGAGCAATTCCTGCCATCGTGGTGTCCTCTGCACCGCTTATACCTCCTTCCCTCGGCCCAGCAGATGTATCAGCGGCCTCTCCAGCTGCTCCAAACGTAGTGCTGGCTGCCTCAGCTGCTTCTCCTCCTGCACCCTCCACCAGTAATCCTGCTCCTTCTGCTGCACCCAACACCGCCGCTGCCGCTGCCTCTACCAGTCCGGCTGCACCAGCCAGCCGGCCGTCAGCAGGCACCAACAACCCAGAGGAGGCTGCTCGTGTCCTGGCAGAGAAACGCAGACAAGCCCGGGAGCagcgggagagagaggagcaggaACGTCTGGAGCAGGAGCACAGGAACAG AATCCTCCGGGAGGAGGCGATGGTCCGGGATGCAGAGGAGAGGAAGCGTAGAGAGGAGGAGGCTCAATTTATGGCTGAGCAGCAGCGTCTGAGGGACGAAGCCCAGCGAGCTcaagaggagaaggaggcacAGGAGGAGAACGAGAAGCTGCAGAGACAG aAGGAGGAGGCTGATGCTAAAGCGCGTGAGGAGGCCGAGCGTCAGCGCCTTGAAAGGGAGAAACACTTCCAGAAAGAAGAGCAAGAGCGGCTGGAGAGGAAAAAG CGCCTCGAGGAGATCATGAAGAGGACTCGGAAAAGTGACGCAGGAGAAAAG AAGGATGTCAAAGCTACTCCGCAGGTCAACGGCAAGCACGCAGAGCTCAGTAAGG CATCTGGAAACCTGCAGAGTCCTGATGCAGCAGTCGTCAGCCCATCAACTGTGTCCGGTCCTGTGGTAAACTGGGTCCAGCCCGACGCTCACCAGAATGGCGTCTCGGCCAACGGAGAGGCGGCCGACTTTGAGGAGATCATCCAGTTGAACAAGAGCGGTAACCCAACGCAGACTCAGAGCGGCCTGGTCAGCGAGCCGATCCTGGCATTCGAGGGCGGAGAGCCCTTCCTGATGAAAACAGGCCCTATGAAGCCTCAGCATGTCGCAG
- the LOC117956828 gene encoding MAP7 domain-containing protein 1-like isoform X7 has protein sequence METMEYTELGHHFEEKLTLTDKSLHLQTESQSIQNQDKSLGKDILSSYDSAITDLSPKTDSSPITETLSKTDVSSKTDVRPSTPGSRSPQPKKDSMSSEQRQKLAKERREERAKYIEQQTQLQAAKKAQWLEKEEKARRLRDSQLEDRRRKLEEQRLKTEKRRALLEEKERQKLEKNKERYEAAIKRSTKKTWAEIRQQRWSWAGGLNQTSRRETRSLRLSPWESRIVERLMTPTLSFLARSRSAATLLNNSDSPSASPLNACSHHHPHHNTAERWRVSSASTPDITQRQRRRNSTPVDKKKKEKKDKERENEKEKNALTKVQKKRQTTSPPTTTQRSRPETSTPKPRNRPPSPAAPKSRPLSPLVPAASKTPMGKKTPPPGTKPRPKRAQTPARVQAQTVTAVAVETGQEPQKPNAPEEKKDSSNGAIPAIVVSSAPLIPPSLGPADVSAASPAAPNVVLAASAASPPAPSTSNPAPSAAPNTAAAAASTSPAAPASRPSAGTNNPEEAARVLAEKRRQAREQREREEQERLEQEHRNRILREEAMVRDAEERKRREEEAQFMAEQQRLRDEAQRAQEEKEAQEENEKLQRQKEEADAKAREEAERQRLEREKHFQKEEQERLERKKRLEEIMKRTRKSDAGEKKDVKATPQVNGKHAELSKASGNLQSPDAAVVSPSTVSGPVVNWVQPDAHQNGVSANGEAADFEEIIQLNKSGNPTQTQSGLVSEPILAFEGGEPFLMKTGPMKPQHVAEVL, from the exons ATGGAAACAATGGAGTATACAGAGCTTGGACATCATTTCGAGGAGAAGCTGACACTAACAGACAAAT CTCTTCATCTGCAGACAGAGTCTCAGTCCATCCAGAATCAGGACAAGTCTTTGGGGAAGGACATCTTGAGTTCATACGACTCAGCCATCACAGACCTCTCTCCTAAAACAGACTCCAGCCCCATAACAGAGACCCTCAGCAAGACAGATGTCTCCTCCAAGACAGATGTGAGGCCATCCACCCCGGGCAGCAGGAGCCCTCAGCCCAAAAAAG ATTCGATGAGCTCAGAGCAACGACAGAAACTTGCCAAGGAGCGGAGGGAGGAAAGAGCCAAATATATCG AACAGCAAACTCAGCTGCAAG CGGCAAAGAAGGCCCAGTGgctggagaaggaggagaaggccCGCCGTCTGAGGGACAGCCAGCTGGAAGATCGCAGGAGGAAGCTGGAGGAACAGAGGCTGAAGACTGAGAAACGTAGAGCTTTGctagaggagaaagagagacagaaactagAAAAGAACAAG GAGAGATATGAGGCAGCTATCAAGAGGTCGACCAAGAAGACGTGGGCCGAGATCCGCCAGCAGAGATGGTCCTGGGCGGGCGGACTCAACCAGACCTCCCGCAGAGAGA CCCGCAGCCTGCGTCTGAGCCCGTGGGAGAGCCGGATCGTGGAGCGGCTCATGACGCCAACTCTGTCCTTCTTAGCCCGCAGTCGCAGTGCCGCCACCCTCCTCAACAACAGCGACTCTC CCTCCGCCAGCCCGCTGAACGCGTGCTCCCATCACCACCCGCACCATAACACTGCCGAGCGCTGGAGAGTCTCCTCCGCCAGCACGCCGGACATCACCCAGCGCCAACGCCGGCGAAACTCCACTCCG gtggacaaaaagaaaaaagagaagaaagacaaggagagggagaatgaaaaagagaagaacGCTCTCACAAAAGtgcagaagaagagacagaCGACATCACCCCCCACCACGACCCAGAGATCCAGGCCAGAGACCAG CACCCCAAAGCCCAGAAACAGACCTCCGTCACCCGCCGCTCCCAAAAGTCGACCCCTGTCCCCTCTAGTACCGGCGGCCTCCAAAACCCCCATGGGCAAGAAGACACCTCCTCCTGGCACCAAGCCCCGACCCAAACGAGCACAGACGCCCGCCAGGGTGCAAGCCCAGACGGTCACTGCCGTCGCTGTGGAAACAGGCCAAGAACCCCAGAAGCCCAACGCTCCAGAGGAGAAAAAGG ACTCCAGCAATGGAGCAATTCCTGCCATCGTGGTGTCCTCTGCACCGCTTATACCTCCTTCCCTCGGCCCAGCAGATGTATCAGCGGCCTCTCCAGCTGCTCCAAACGTAGTGCTGGCTGCCTCAGCTGCTTCTCCTCCTGCACCCTCCACCAGTAATCCTGCTCCTTCTGCTGCACCCAACACCGCCGCTGCCGCTGCCTCTACCAGTCCGGCTGCACCAGCCAGCCGGCCGTCAGCAGGCACCAACAACCCAGAGGAGGCTGCTCGTGTCCTGGCAGAGAAACGCAGACAAGCCCGGGAGCagcgggagagagaggagcaggaACGTCTGGAGCAGGAGCACAGGAACAG AATCCTCCGGGAGGAGGCGATGGTCCGGGATGCAGAGGAGAGGAAGCGTAGAGAGGAGGAGGCTCAATTTATGGCTGAGCAGCAGCGTCTGAGGGACGAAGCCCAGCGAGCTcaagaggagaaggaggcacAGGAGGAGAACGAGAAGCTGCAGAGACAG aAGGAGGAGGCTGATGCTAAAGCGCGTGAGGAGGCCGAGCGTCAGCGCCTTGAAAGGGAGAAACACTTCCAGAAAGAAGAGCAAGAGCGGCTGGAGAGGAAAAAG CGCCTCGAGGAGATCATGAAGAGGACTCGGAAAAGTGACGCAGGAGAAAAG AAGGATGTCAAAGCTACTCCGCAGGTCAACGGCAAGCACGCAGAGCTCAGTAAGG CATCTGGAAACCTGCAGAGTCCTGATGCAGCAGTCGTCAGCCCATCAACTGTGTCCGGTCCTGTGGTAAACTGGGTCCAGCCCGACGCTCACCAGAATGGCGTCTCGGCCAACGGAGAGGCGGCCGACTTTGAGGAGATCATCCAGTTGAACAAGAGCGGTAACCCAACGCAGACTCAGAGCGGCCTGGTCAGCGAGCCGATCCTGGCATTCGAGGGCGGAGAGCCCTTCCTGATGAAAACAGGCCCTATGAAGCCTCAGCATGTCGCAG
- the LOC117956828 gene encoding MAP7 domain-containing protein 1-like isoform X5, whose translation METMEYTELGHHFEEKLTLTDKSLHLQTESQSIQNQDKSLGKDILSSYDSAITDLSPKTDSSPITETLSKTDVSSKTDVRPSTPGSRSPQPKKDSMSSEQRQKLAKERREERAKYIEQQTQLQAAKKAQWLEKEEKARRLRDSQLEDRRRKLEEQRLKTEKRRALLEEKERQKLEKNKERYEAAIKRSTKKTWAEIRQQRWSWAGGLNQTSRRETRSLRLSPWESRIVERLMTPTLSFLARSRSAATLLNNSDSHSHHCSRSASASPLNACSHHHPHHNTAERWRVSSASTPDITQRQRRRNSTPVDKKKKEKKDKERENEKEKNALTKVQKKRQTTSPPTTTQRSRPETSTPKPRNRPPSPAAPKSRPLSPLVPAASKTPMGKKTPPPGTKPRPKRAQTPARVQAQTVTAVAVETGQEPQKPNAPEEKKDSSNGAIPAIVVSSAPLIPPSLGPADVSAASPAAPNVVLAASAASPPAPSTSNPAPSAAPNTAAAAASTSPAAPASRPSAGTNNPEEAARVLAEKRRQAREQREREEQERLEQEHRNRILREEAMVRDAEERKRREEEAQFMAEQQRLRDEAQRAQEEKEAQEENEKLQRQKEEADAKAREEAERQRLEREKHFQKEEQERLERKKRLEEIMKRTRKSDAGEKKDVKATPQVNGKHAELSKASGNLQSPDAAVVSPSTVSGPVVNWVQPDAHQNGVSANGEAADFEEIIQLNKSGNPTQTQSGLVSEPILAFEGGEPFLMKTGPMKPQHVAEVL comes from the exons ATGGAAACAATGGAGTATACAGAGCTTGGACATCATTTCGAGGAGAAGCTGACACTAACAGACAAAT CTCTTCATCTGCAGACAGAGTCTCAGTCCATCCAGAATCAGGACAAGTCTTTGGGGAAGGACATCTTGAGTTCATACGACTCAGCCATCACAGACCTCTCTCCTAAAACAGACTCCAGCCCCATAACAGAGACCCTCAGCAAGACAGATGTCTCCTCCAAGACAGATGTGAGGCCATCCACCCCGGGCAGCAGGAGCCCTCAGCCCAAAAAAG ATTCGATGAGCTCAGAGCAACGACAGAAACTTGCCAAGGAGCGGAGGGAGGAAAGAGCCAAATATATCG AACAGCAAACTCAGCTGCAAG CGGCAAAGAAGGCCCAGTGgctggagaaggaggagaaggccCGCCGTCTGAGGGACAGCCAGCTGGAAGATCGCAGGAGGAAGCTGGAGGAACAGAGGCTGAAGACTGAGAAACGTAGAGCTTTGctagaggagaaagagagacagaaactagAAAAGAACAAG GAGAGATATGAGGCAGCTATCAAGAGGTCGACCAAGAAGACGTGGGCCGAGATCCGCCAGCAGAGATGGTCCTGGGCGGGCGGACTCAACCAGACCTCCCGCAGAGAGA CCCGCAGCCTGCGTCTGAGCCCGTGGGAGAGCCGGATCGTGGAGCGGCTCATGACGCCAACTCTGTCCTTCTTAGCCCGCAGTCGCAGTGCCGCCACCCTCCTCAACAACAGCGACTCTC ACTCTCATCACTGCTCCCGTTCAGCCTCCGCCAGCCCGCTGAACGCGTGCTCCCATCACCACCCGCACCATAACACTGCCGAGCGCTGGAGAGTCTCCTCCGCCAGCACGCCGGACATCACCCAGCGCCAACGCCGGCGAAACTCCACTCCG gtggacaaaaagaaaaaagagaagaaagacaaggagagggagaatgaaaaagagaagaacGCTCTCACAAAAGtgcagaagaagagacagaCGACATCACCCCCCACCACGACCCAGAGATCCAGGCCAGAGACCAG CACCCCAAAGCCCAGAAACAGACCTCCGTCACCCGCCGCTCCCAAAAGTCGACCCCTGTCCCCTCTAGTACCGGCGGCCTCCAAAACCCCCATGGGCAAGAAGACACCTCCTCCTGGCACCAAGCCCCGACCCAAACGAGCACAGACGCCCGCCAGGGTGCAAGCCCAGACGGTCACTGCCGTCGCTGTGGAAACAGGCCAAGAACCCCAGAAGCCCAACGCTCCAGAGGAGAAAAAGG ACTCCAGCAATGGAGCAATTCCTGCCATCGTGGTGTCCTCTGCACCGCTTATACCTCCTTCCCTCGGCCCAGCAGATGTATCAGCGGCCTCTCCAGCTGCTCCAAACGTAGTGCTGGCTGCCTCAGCTGCTTCTCCTCCTGCACCCTCCACCAGTAATCCTGCTCCTTCTGCTGCACCCAACACCGCCGCTGCCGCTGCCTCTACCAGTCCGGCTGCACCAGCCAGCCGGCCGTCAGCAGGCACCAACAACCCAGAGGAGGCTGCTCGTGTCCTGGCAGAGAAACGCAGACAAGCCCGGGAGCagcgggagagagaggagcaggaACGTCTGGAGCAGGAGCACAGGAACAG AATCCTCCGGGAGGAGGCGATGGTCCGGGATGCAGAGGAGAGGAAGCGTAGAGAGGAGGAGGCTCAATTTATGGCTGAGCAGCAGCGTCTGAGGGACGAAGCCCAGCGAGCTcaagaggagaaggaggcacAGGAGGAGAACGAGAAGCTGCAGAGACAG aAGGAGGAGGCTGATGCTAAAGCGCGTGAGGAGGCCGAGCGTCAGCGCCTTGAAAGGGAGAAACACTTCCAGAAAGAAGAGCAAGAGCGGCTGGAGAGGAAAAAG CGCCTCGAGGAGATCATGAAGAGGACTCGGAAAAGTGACGCAGGAGAAAAG AAGGATGTCAAAGCTACTCCGCAGGTCAACGGCAAGCACGCAGAGCTCAGTAAGG CATCTGGAAACCTGCAGAGTCCTGATGCAGCAGTCGTCAGCCCATCAACTGTGTCCGGTCCTGTGGTAAACTGGGTCCAGCCCGACGCTCACCAGAATGGCGTCTCGGCCAACGGAGAGGCGGCCGACTTTGAGGAGATCATCCAGTTGAACAAGAGCGGTAACCCAACGCAGACTCAGAGCGGCCTGGTCAGCGAGCCGATCCTGGCATTCGAGGGCGGAGAGCCCTTCCTGATGAAAACAGGCCCTATGAAGCCTCAGCATGTCGCAG